The following is a genomic window from Nitrospirae bacterium CG2_30_53_67.
CAGAAAGAATCACGACCAACCTTAAGAATCGAAGAAGAAAAAGGCGAAGAAAAAAGGCTTGACCTGCGGAATAAAAGCGTGTAATAATTCGTTATCTGGCGAATTATAGGAGACGGTAATGCGGAACTTCATGGACATCACAAGGGCCCTGTCCGATGAGAACCGGGTCCGGGCGCTTGCGGCGCTTCGCGGGCGGGAGCTCTGTGTCTGCCAGATCATAGAACTTCTAAGGTTGGCGCCCTCTACGGTCTCAAAACATATGCAGATCCTAAGGCAGGCCCGCCTCGTGGAGTGCCGCAAAGACGGCCGCTGGATACATTACAGTCTGGCCGGAGATGAGGCGCCGTCATCGGCGCGGGCCGCCATCGAATGGATCTGCAATACCGTGGCAAAGGATCAGAAGATCCGGGATGACGCCAAACACTTGAAGCAAATCCTGAAAATGGATCCGGAGACCGTATGCAGGCTCCAGCAAAAAAGCTGAAGGTCCTCTTCCTCTGCACGGGGAACTCCTGCCGCAGCCAGATGGCCGAAGGGTGGGCCCGGCGCTTCCTCAGTGATCGGATTGAGCCCTATTCGGCGGGGATCGAAATACACGGGTTGAATCCCAGGGCCGTGGCCGTCATGGCCGAGGCGGGCGTGGACATCTCCCGTCACCGCTCCAAGCACGTGAGCGAACTCAAGGATCTCAAGTTCGATTTTGTGATCACGGTCTGCGACCAAGCCCGGGAGAGCTGCCCGCTTTTTCCGGGAAATGCGAAAATCATCCATCGCAGCTTTGATGACCCCCCCAGACTGGCCCAAGGGGCCCGGACCGAGGAGGAAGCCCTGGCCCATTACCGCCGCGTGCGGGATGAGATCATGGAGTTTGTGAAAACCCTGCCTGATGTCCTGGGACGGTAGTTTTGTTGAAACATGATGATAGGAGGCGCCCATGTTCCGAAAGGTTTTTGAGAAAATTCACAACTTCCGGCTGCTCCCGGTATTCGTCATCGTCAGCATGGTGATCGGGATCGCTATCGGCAAATGGTACGGGATCTCCAACTTCCAACTCACCCCGCCGATCGATGCGATTAAATCCATCTTTCACGGGACTTACGAATTCAGCATAGGAAATACCCTTGCCCTCGGCGTGGTCATCGGGCTCTTCATGATGATGTACCCCGCAATGGCGAACATAAAATTCGAGGACCTGGGTAAGGCAACACGCTCGCCGAAACAGCTCCTGATCGTGGTATTCTTTAACTATGCTGTCGCCCCATTCTTCATGCTGCTGCTTGCAAAGATATTTTTAAGCGGCGAGCCAGACCTGTACACAGGGCTCGTGCTGTACGGGCTCGCCCCCTGCATCGCGATGGTGATCGTCTTCACCTATCTCTCGGCGGGTAACGGTCCTCTGGCCATCATCCTCGTGGCGCTGAACTCCATCATTCAGATGCTGCTGATCCCCGTCTATGCAAAGCTGCTCCTCGGAGAGATTCATTTCGATGTGTGGGTGGTGGGAGAGAGCGTGCTGCTCTATCTCGGCATCCCTCTTGTCGCGGGAATGCTTACGAGGTTCCTCGGCGTGAAGCGCTTCGGCGAGGAATGGTTCCATAATCTCAAGTTTTATCTGGATACCCTTTCAATTATCGGGCTCTTATTTACCTTAATTGTCATGTTCGCCCTTAAGGGCGATCTTATTCTTGAAAAACCGTTCCTCATCGTCCAGATGGCCATTCCCATGACGATCTTCTTCTGGATCATGTTCGTGGTCGTTTATCTTACGGGGTGGAAACTGGGGCTCAATTACAAGGATGCCGTGGCCGTGGGGTTCAACGCCACGGGAAGAGATTTCGAGATCGCCATCGCCATTGCGATCACCGCGTTCAATCCGACCGTGGCACTCGCCACGGTCATCGGCCCGCTGATCGAGGTGCCGGTCATGCTGGTCCTGGTCTGGTTTGCGAGAAAAACAGAACATGCACTTTTCAATGGCCGTTCTGAATCTGTGGAAGCGGCCGATATCTAACAAAGGAGAAAAGTATGGAAGAAGTAAAAAAGAAAAGAGGGTTGTTTGCTTTCATCAAGGAGTCCATGACCAGGAGCGGCGGATGCTGCGGGCCGGGGTCAAGCTGCTGCGGGCCGGCAAAAGAAGAAGGTGAAAAAAAAGCCGAAAACAAAAAAAAGAGAACAGACAAAGTAAAAAAGTAAAATTGAAAAGTCGAATCCGGATTGGAAAGATTTGTATGAGGATTTAATATCTGGATTCCCCGATCCAGTCGGGGAATGACATGGTGTGTTTCAAAATGTACCCACACAATTGCGCGAAGACCCATAAGTTTTTTCGTGCCTTCGTGTCTTCGTGGCAAACGGGTTCGAGTTTGTCTGGGTTGGGTTATTAATGGAGCATTCTGACGTGAAGAATGAAAATCATAGGGATACATCTGTCCGGTTCCGGGAGATTGCCGTTCTTGCCTTTATCCCGGCGATGGTCGGGATCCTGATCCTGATCAGTTGGGCGCTGGATTTCTGGGAGATCGGGCATCCCTTCTGGCACAAGGGGATCGCCCTGACCGCGGCCCTGTTCGGCGGCTACACCCGGTTTGTTGAGGGCTTCGGGGATATCCTGAAACGTCGGATCACCGTGAATGTCTTTGTGGCCGTGGCCCTGACGGCAACGATCGCCATCGGAGAATTCCGGGCCGCGGCCCTGATCGTCTTCATCATGTCGGTCTCCGGGGCGCTCGAGGCCTACACCCTGGACAAGAACCGGCTGCACATCCGGAACCTGCTCGATCTCGCACCGAGAATGGCCACGGTCCGCCGCGGGGATGAGGAGATCTCCATGCCCGCGAGCGAGGTCCGGGTCGGGGACATCGTCATCGTACGGCCCGGGGAACGGATCCCCGTGGACGGGATGGTGACGGCAGGGGCAAGCAGTGTGAATCAGGCCCCCATCACCGGGGAATCCATGCCCGTGGAGAAATTCATCGGGAGCGAGGTTTTCTCCGGTTCCCTGAACGAGGCAGGCCGTCTTGAGATCGAGACCACCAAGACCGGCGAGGACACCACCCTGGCCCGGATCGTGCATCTGGTGGAAGAGGCGCAGAGGACCCGTGCCCCGATCCAGAACATGGCCGACCGGTTCACGGTCTGGTTCCTACCCACGGTGCTCGTGCTCGCGGTGATCGGCTTTTTCACCTCCGGGGACATCAAGGTCTCGGTCTCGATCCTGCTCGTGGCCTGCCCGTGCGCCTTTGCCATTGCCACGCCCACGGCCGTGACCGCGGGGATCGCCAACATGGCCCGGCGTGCCGTGCTGATCAAGGGCGGCATCTTTCTGGAGCTGGCCGGAAAGATCGAGACCCTTCTCGTGGACAAGACCGGGACCTTCACCCTCGGAAGGCCCAGGGTCATGGAGGTTGTGGCCTTGAACGGGGTGCTCAAAGAAGATGTGCTCCGGCTCGCATCCATCGCCGAAAAATACTCGGAACATCCGCTGGCCCGCGCCGTGCTTGACAGGGCCAGAGAGGAGAAGATCCAGGTCCCCGACCCTGAGAAATTCAGGGTTGAAAGCGGAAGGGGCGTCACAGCGCACTGGGCAGGCAAGGATCTTCTGGTCGGGAACCGTGAGTTCCTGCAGGGGAAAGGGATTGCCCTGGGAGAAGAGATCGCCTCGCTAATTTCCCACCATGTGGAACTGGGGAGGACCGTGATCCTGGTGGCCGACAATGCACATCCCATGGGGCTGATCTCCGTTGCCGACGAGATCCGTCCGGAGACCGTACAGTCCATCGTTTCCTTGAAGGCCATGGGCATCCGCAACATCACCATGCTCACAGGGGATAACCCGCGGGTGGCCAGGGCCGTGGCTGCCGAGATTGGTGTGGATGATTTCCGGGCCGGGCTTCTGCCGGAGCAGAAGCAGGAGTATGTCAAGCGTCTCCAGAGCGAGGGGCAGAAGGTCGGGATGATCGGAGACGGGATCAACGACGCCCCGGCGCTGGCCCTGGCCGATGTGGGGATCGCCATGGGCGCCGGGGGCACGGACGTGGCCATTGATACCGCGGATGTGACCCTCATGACCGATGACCTCTCCCGGGTCGCGGAATTCATTTGGATGTCCAAAAAGGTGATCCGGCGGATCAAGATGAACATCTTCTTTTCAATTATCTACAATGTTATCGGGCTTACTCTCGGAAGCATAGGCCTGCTCACCCCGGTCCTGGCGGTGATCTTTCAGGAAGGCGGGTGCATTACCGTGGTCATGAGCTCCACCCTGCTTCTCTGGGCCAGGCCGGATGGGACCGGGGGCTCCCGCACCGAGGCTGTATGATTCAGTAGGGTCCGCAGCAAAGGAGCGCGTCATGGATTGGAAACAGGAAGGAAGGATACTTGCGCTGATTGTCGCCGTGTTTCTCGGCTTCTACTACCTGCCCGTGGGCTCTGAGCGTTTCGATCACTCCGTGACCGAAGCGTTTTATCTGGCCAAGTGGTATGCCCGGGAACACGTGCTTCTCTGCCTGGTCCCCGCCTTTTTCATTGCGGGCGCGATCGGTGTCTTTGTGAGCCAGGCCTCGGTGATCCGGTACCTGGGGGCCCGGGCCAACAAGGTTCTGGCTTACGGCGTGGCTTCTGTCTCGGGCACGATCCTCGCTGTCTGCTCCTGCACGGTCCTTCCCCTTTTTGCCGGGATCTACCGCATGGGAGCGGGGCTCGGGCCGGCCACGGCCTTCCTCTATTCGGGGCCGGCCATCAATGTCCTGGCCATCGTACTCACGGCCCGGGTTTTGGGAATCCATCTGGGCGTAGCGCGCGCCGTGGGAGCGATCCTCTTCAGCGTGATCATCGGCCTTTTCATGCACCTCATTTTCCGAGGGGAAGAGCTGGAAAAGGCCGGGGCCGAGGCGGTCATGCCCGATGGCGAGCCGGCGCGGCCCCTCTACCAGAACGCCCTCTACTTCGCAGTTATGGTCGGGATTTTGGTCTTTGCCAACTGGGGAAGACCCGATGAGACGACCGGCCTCTGGCATGCGATCTACGCGGACAGGTGGGCCATCACCTCTCTCTTCTCAGTACTGCTGGCCCTGATCCTGGTCATCTGGTTCGGGTTTAAGGCCCGAACCGTGCTGCTTGCCTCCCTGCCTGCCGCGGTCCTGGCATTCCTGGTCCCTCATGAGTCCATGATTCCTTTTGTGGCCGGGGTCTTGGGACTCTCGGTGATCACGGCCCGGGATCCGGGTGAAGGGGGCGAGTGGTTCCAGGCCTCATGGGGATTTGCCAAGCAGATCCTGCCCCTTCTCCTGATCGGGGTGCTGATCGCGGGCGCCCTGCTCGGAAGACCGGGCCATGAAGGGTTGATCCCGTCTGAGTGGGTGAGCCGGGCCGTGGGAGGCAACTCCTTTGCCTCCAATTTTTTCGCCTCCTTTGTCGGGACCTTCATGTATTTCGCCACCCTGACCGAGGTGCCGATCCTCGAGGGGCTCCTGGGGAACGGCATGGGGCAGGGACCGGCCCTGGCCCTTCTGCTCGCGGGACCGGCGCTGAGTCTTCCGAACATGCTCGTGATCCGAAGCATACTTGGAACCCAAAAGACCGTGGTCTTTGTCTCCCTGGTGGTGATCATGGCCACCTTCACGGGAATGGTCTACGGCAGCGTTTTCGGATGAGGGATCTCCCATGAAGATGGCCGCGACCTTTCAGTCGGAAAAAGAATTTCGGGAGATGAAAGGGAGGCTCGATGCCTTGGGTCTTGCCTATGAGCTGATCTCTCCTGCGCCCGGGTATGCCCTGGTGGGGGAGCCCGCCCTGGTCATGGACGGGGAGACCCGGATGGCCCTTTTCCGGCGGGCCGGCGTGGAGATCCCCTGTTCCGGATGGGTGGAGCACCGTCCATCGAAGATCCCGATACCGGGGGAAGATCCGCCCCGATTCGCGGAGCAGCCTTTTATCCGAGCCGCGATCACACTTCTTGCACCCTGTGTGGCGGACCCGACCAAGATCCGTATCCTCGCCGATGTCTCGGGCGACATGGGCGCGGTCTTCCCCTATCTGAACACTGAGATGAAGGAGGTCTTCTACAATCCCCAGGGCCAGACGCTGACCTTCATGGAAGACTACCGGATGATCTGCCTCACACCGAGGGGGATCGCCGTGGCCAAGGCCGACGAGATCGTGGATGCCTGGCGCGTGTTGGAGATGATCAGTCGACGCGTGAACGAGACCTGGGCCCGGCGCCACGAGATCGAACCCTCCTACGAGATGCGGAAAAAGCCCCCTGCCCTGGAGATCTACAAGCGGCTCCCCCGGACCAACTGC
Proteins encoded in this region:
- a CDS encoding arsenate reductase → MQAPAKKLKVLFLCTGNSCRSQMAEGWARRFLSDRIEPYSAGIEIHGLNPRAVAVMAEAGVDISRHRSKHVSELKDLKFDFVITVCDQARESCPLFPGNAKIIHRSFDDPPRLAQGARTEEEALAHYRRVRDEIMEFVKTLPDVLGR
- a CDS encoding copper-translocating P-type ATPase, producing MEHSDVKNENHRDTSVRFREIAVLAFIPAMVGILILISWALDFWEIGHPFWHKGIALTAALFGGYTRFVEGFGDILKRRITVNVFVAVALTATIAIGEFRAAALIVFIMSVSGALEAYTLDKNRLHIRNLLDLAPRMATVRRGDEEISMPASEVRVGDIVIVRPGERIPVDGMVTAGASSVNQAPITGESMPVEKFIGSEVFSGSLNEAGRLEIETTKTGEDTTLARIVHLVEEAQRTRAPIQNMADRFTVWFLPTVLVLAVIGFFTSGDIKVSVSILLVACPCAFAIATPTAVTAGIANMARRAVLIKGGIFLELAGKIETLLVDKTGTFTLGRPRVMEVVALNGVLKEDVLRLASIAEKYSEHPLARAVLDRAREEKIQVPDPEKFRVESGRGVTAHWAGKDLLVGNREFLQGKGIALGEEIASLISHHVELGRTVILVADNAHPMGLISVADEIRPETVQSIVSLKAMGIRNITMLTGDNPRVARAVAAEIGVDDFRAGLLPEQKQEYVKRLQSEGQKVGMIGDGINDAPALALADVGIAMGAGGTDVAIDTADVTLMTDDLSRVAEFIWMSKKVIRRIKMNIFFSIIYNVIGLTLGSIGLLTPVLAVIFQEGGCITVVMSSTLLLWARPDGTGGSRTEAV